A section of the Apodemus sylvaticus chromosome 10, mApoSyl1.1, whole genome shotgun sequence genome encodes:
- the LOC127693496 gene encoding LRP chaperone MESD-like, with product MAASRWLCAVLLFLCASDLLLLPPPEAYAADTPGEATPPPRKKKDIRDYNDADMARLLEQWEKDDDIEEGDLPEHKRPSAPIDFTKLDPGKPESILKMTKKGKTLMMFVTVSGNPTEKETEEITSLWQGSLFNANYDVQRFIVGSDRAIFMLRDGSYAWEIKDFLVSQDRCSEVTLEGQTYPGKGGGSKEKNKTKPEKSKKKEGRSYRLRSGLEELGRGRVR from the coding sequence ATGGCTGCCTCCAGGTGGCTGTGCGCGGTTCTACTGTTTCTGTGTGCATCGGACCTTCTGTTGCTCCCTCCTCCTGAAGCCTACGCGGCAGACACTCCGGGCGAGGCCACCCCACCTCCACGGAAAAAAAAGGATATCCGCGATTACAACGATGCCGACATGGCGCGACTTCTGGAGCAGTGGGAGAAAGATGATGACATAGAAGAAGGAGACCTTCCAGAACACAAGAGACCCTCGGCACCTATCGACTTCACCAAGCTAGACCCAGGCAAACCTGAGAGCATCTTGAAAATGACAAAGAAAGGGAAGACTCTGATGATGTTTGTCACAGTCTCGGGGAACCCCActgagaaggagacagaggaaaTCACCAGCCTGTGGCAGGGTAGCCTGTTCAACGCCAACTATGATGTTCAGAGGTTCATCGTGGGATCAGACCGCGCCATCTTCATGCTCCGGGATGGGAGCTATGCCTGGGAGATCAAGGACTTTTTGGTCAGTCAAGACAGGTGTAGTGAAGTCACTCTAGAGGGGCAGACGTATCCTGGCAAAGGAGGAGGaagcaaggagaaaaataaaacaaagccagaGAAGAGTAAAAAGAAGGAGGGACGGAGCTACCGTTTGAGGTCGGGACTGGAGGAACTAGGACGAGGCAGGGTTCGGTAG